A window from Acidobacteriota bacterium encodes these proteins:
- a CDS encoding VOC family protein, with product MADSINPVHWFEISVNDMDRAKKFYESVLGLQLGLNQVQSTLMAWFPTTEGGAGSSGALLKSEGRAPSHDGTMIYFSVADIEAVLARVDANGGRTLTPKTDIGEYGFYAYFEDSEGNRVGVHSSA from the coding sequence ATGGCGGATTCGATCAATCCGGTGCACTGGTTCGAGATTTCAGTCAACGACATGGACCGGGCCAAGAAGTTCTATGAAAGTGTGTTGGGGCTCCAGCTCGGCCTCAACCAGGTGCAGTCCACCCTGATGGCATGGTTCCCCACGACCGAGGGAGGCGCCGGCTCGAGCGGCGCGCTCCTCAAATCGGAGGGGCGCGCCCCCTCCCACGACGGTACCATGATCTACTTTTCCGTCGCCGACATCGAGGCGGTGCTGGCCAGGGTCGACGCCAACGGCGGCAGAACGCTGACGCCCAAGACCGACATCGGGGAATATGGTTTCTACGCCTACTTCGAGGACAGCGAGGGAAACCGGGTGGGCGTGCACTCGTCGGCCTGA